A genomic window from Streptomyces sp. NBC_01429 includes:
- a CDS encoding DUF4331 domain-containing protein, producing the protein MKTPSARPRTRRALDHSLLVLGAGALATGLGALTLAPGVSAASSHREAPLIAGDPRADNTDVYAFTSPDRSDTVTLVANWIPFEEPNGGPNFYAFADDARYHIKIDNTGDGRPDVTYTWRFRNIVRDDANQFLYNTGPVRTLNDPNLNFRQVYDLTVTDHGRTRTLLHDAPVAPSRVGPASMPDYASLRDQAVRNAPGGAKAFAGQADDPFFADLRVFDLLYGGNLSEVGQDTLAGYNVNSVALQIPKKDLALRGNPGRNPVVGIWSTTERRGVNVTDSRAKDTDGGWRQVSRLGNPLVNEVVVPLKYKDAFNSISPDQDRTVQPVVDKVYDPILPKLIQKVYGIPAPKTPRDDLAEIYLTGICKACGPIQADLNAHSLNKDANPGQLVPAEELRLNMAVAPTAKPQRLGVLAGDLAGFPNGRRLTDDVIDISLQAVEGAAQTGKLVPALAAGDKVNANDLPFGARFPYLALPHTKAVNSPSTGAKRSSVLHPDNAVAIGGLGALLLGTGGFRVWRRRAAKV; encoded by the coding sequence ATGAAGACTCCTTCGGCACGGCCTCGTACGCGCCGTGCTCTCGACCATTCCCTGCTGGTCCTGGGTGCGGGCGCGCTGGCCACCGGGCTCGGCGCGCTGACCCTGGCCCCGGGCGTCAGCGCCGCCTCCAGCCACCGCGAGGCTCCCCTGATCGCCGGGGACCCCCGGGCCGACAACACCGACGTGTACGCCTTCACCAGCCCGGACCGCTCCGACACGGTGACGCTCGTCGCCAACTGGATTCCCTTCGAGGAGCCCAACGGCGGCCCGAACTTCTACGCGTTCGCCGACGACGCCCGCTACCACATCAAGATCGACAACACCGGGGACGGGCGCCCGGACGTCACCTACACCTGGCGCTTCCGCAATATCGTCCGCGACGACGCGAACCAGTTCCTCTACAACACGGGCCCCGTCCGTACGCTCAACGACCCCAACCTCAACTTCCGGCAGGTGTACGACCTGACGGTGACCGACCACGGGCGCACCCGCACCCTGCTGCACGACGCGCCGGTCGCCCCCTCCCGGGTCGGCCCCGCCTCGATGCCGGACTACGCGTCCCTGCGCGACCAGGCCGTGCGTAACGCGCCCGGTGGCGCGAAGGCGTTCGCCGGCCAGGCCGACGACCCGTTCTTCGCCGATCTGCGCGTCTTCGACCTGCTCTACGGCGGCAACCTCAGCGAGGTCGGCCAGGACACCCTGGCCGGCTACAACGTGAACTCCGTCGCCCTCCAGATCCCCAAGAAGGACCTGGCCCTGCGCGGCAACCCGGGCCGCAACCCGGTCGTCGGCATCTGGTCCACCACCGAGCGCCGGGGCGTGAACGTCACCGACAGCCGCGCCAAGGACACCGACGGGGGCTGGCGGCAGGTCTCCCGGCTGGGCAACCCGCTGGTGAACGAGGTGGTCGTGCCGCTCAAGTACAAGGACGCCTTCAACTCGATCTCGCCGGACCAGGACCGCACGGTGCAGCCGGTCGTCGACAAGGTCTACGACCCGATCCTGCCCAAGCTGATCCAGAAGGTGTACGGGATCCCCGCGCCGAAGACGCCGCGCGACGATCTCGCGGAGATCTATCTGACCGGCATCTGCAAGGCGTGCGGGCCGATCCAGGCCGACCTGAACGCGCACAGCCTCAACAAGGACGCGAACCCGGGACAGTTGGTCCCGGCCGAGGAGCTGCGGCTCAACATGGCCGTCGCACCCACGGCGAAGCCGCAGCGGCTCGGCGTGCTCGCCGGCGACCTGGCCGGCTTCCCCAACGGCCGCCGGCTGACGGACGACGTCATCGACATCTCCCTCCAGGCGGTCGAGGGCGCTGCGCAGACCGGCAAGCTCGTCCCGGCGCTGGCGGCCGGTGACAAGGTCAACGCCAACGACCTTCCGTTCGGGGCCCGGTTCCCGTACCTGGCGCTGCCGCACACCAAGGCCGTGAACTCGCCGAGCACCGGGGCGAAGCGGTCCTCCGTGCTGCACCCGGACAACGCCGTCGCGATCGGTGGCCTGGGCGCGCTGCTGCTGGGCACCGGCGGGTTCCGCGTCTGGCGCCGCCGGGCCGCCAAGGTCTGA
- a CDS encoding sortase domain-containing protein, protein MKQGPHRARRDGRRTLWTAVAALCALAGSVAIGVAVADQTPPPPRAAVAGTVPPRTPADRPGQAEPPGMPRSVPVEVAIPEARLAARLQPVRTTGRGELPLPADPARASWLASSVTPGERGTAVLAGHVDSADGPAAFYGLGAVTPGMAVTVRRADGSTARFTVAAVAVYPKDRFPDSVYAPTASAGLRMITCTGWDRAARTYRDNVVVYATAATERHRTPEK, encoded by the coding sequence ATGAAGCAGGGCCCGCACCGGGCCCGCCGGGACGGCCGCCGCACGCTCTGGACCGCGGTGGCCGCCCTGTGCGCGCTCGCCGGAAGCGTGGCGATCGGCGTGGCCGTCGCCGATCAGACGCCCCCGCCGCCCCGGGCCGCGGTCGCGGGGACCGTACCGCCCCGGACCCCGGCGGACCGTCCGGGACAGGCCGAGCCGCCGGGCATGCCCCGTTCCGTACCGGTCGAGGTCGCCATCCCCGAGGCGCGCCTCGCCGCGCGCCTCCAGCCGGTCCGCACGACCGGCCGGGGCGAGCTGCCGCTGCCCGCCGATCCCGCGCGGGCGAGCTGGCTCGCGTCGTCGGTCACCCCGGGGGAGCGCGGCACCGCCGTCCTCGCCGGACATGTCGACTCGGCCGACGGCCCCGCCGCGTTCTACGGACTCGGCGCCGTCACCCCCGGCATGGCGGTCACGGTCCGCCGCGCCGACGGCAGCACCGCCCGGTTCACCGTCGCCGCCGTCGCCGTCTACCCCAAGGACCGGTTCCCCGACAGCGTCTACGCCCCCACCGCCTCCGCCGGCCTGCGCATGATCACCTGCACCGGCTGGGACCGCGCGGCGCGGACCTACCGCGACAACGTCGTCGTCTACGCCACCGCCGCGACGGAGCGGCACCGGACACCGGAGAAGTGA
- a CDS encoding ABC transporter ATP-binding protein has translation MTMVVRADEVDFVREGKLLLDSISLTVRAGEHWALLGANGAGKSTLLGMVGAVTHPTRGTVEILGEALGRVDLRELRALLGHVNPRHPLRSPLRVRDVVLTGLTNSVEPLPRWSPPARERERAEELLAMLGMAGKEEARWPTLSQGERGRTLIARALMPRPRLLLLDEPATGLDLAAREQLLSSLDTMRLEHPELATVLVTHHLEELPASTTHAMLLRAGQCVGSGPADDVLTTDRVSKCFDHPVRISRTDGRWTARAERVAPATAGPGPGPAPV, from the coding sequence ATGACCATGGTGGTGCGCGCGGACGAGGTCGATTTCGTACGCGAGGGAAAACTGCTCCTGGACTCGATCTCCCTGACGGTGCGGGCCGGGGAACACTGGGCGCTGCTCGGTGCCAACGGCGCGGGCAAGAGCACCCTGCTCGGGATGGTGGGCGCGGTCACGCACCCCACCCGCGGCACGGTGGAGATCCTGGGCGAGGCGCTCGGCCGGGTCGATCTGCGTGAACTGCGCGCCCTGCTCGGCCATGTCAATCCGCGCCATCCGCTGCGTTCGCCGCTGCGGGTCCGCGATGTCGTCCTGACCGGGCTGACGAACTCCGTCGAGCCGCTGCCGCGTTGGTCGCCGCCGGCGCGGGAGCGCGAGCGGGCCGAGGAGCTGCTGGCCATGCTGGGCATGGCGGGCAAGGAGGAGGCGCGCTGGCCGACGCTCTCGCAGGGCGAGCGCGGCCGTACGCTCATCGCGCGCGCCCTGATGCCCCGGCCCCGGCTGCTGCTGCTCGACGAGCCGGCCACCGGTCTCGACCTCGCCGCCCGCGAGCAGCTGCTGAGCAGCCTGGACACGATGCGCCTGGAACACCCCGAGCTGGCGACCGTGCTGGTCACCCACCACCTGGAGGAGCTGCCCGCCTCCACCACCCACGCGATGCTGCTGCGGGCGGGCCAGTGCGTGGGCTCGGGCCCGGCCGACGACGTCCTCACCACGGACCGGGTCAGCAAGTGCTTCGACCATCCGGTACGGATCTCCCGCACCGACGGCCGCTGGACGGCGCGGGCGGAACGGGTCGCCCCGGCGACGGCGGGCCCGGGTCCGGGTCCCGCACCGGTCTAG
- a CDS encoding DUF1697 domain-containing protein translates to MTTTYAALLRGINVSGHRPVPMADLRALLSELGHGEVRTHLQSGNAVFSSSSDDETALAVALERAVEARFGFGVDCLVRNAAYLRAVADACPFPAATLEGRQLHCTFLSGGVGPERFASIDPAVYLPEEFRLGDRVLYLYAPDGLGRSKLGQALSRPALFKGVTATSRNWNTVVKLVEMTGDRS, encoded by the coding sequence ATGACCACGACGTACGCGGCGCTCCTGCGCGGGATCAATGTGAGCGGGCACAGACCGGTGCCGATGGCGGACCTCCGCGCGCTGCTGTCGGAGCTGGGGCACGGTGAGGTCCGTACCCACCTCCAGAGCGGCAATGCCGTCTTCAGCAGCTCGTCGGACGACGAGACCGCCCTCGCCGTCGCTCTGGAGCGCGCCGTCGAGGCGCGGTTCGGGTTCGGTGTCGACTGCCTCGTGCGGAACGCCGCGTATCTGCGGGCGGTGGCGGACGCCTGTCCCTTCCCCGCCGCCACGCTGGAGGGCAGGCAGCTCCACTGTACGTTTCTCTCCGGGGGCGTGGGCCCGGAGAGATTCGCGTCCATCGACCCGGCGGTGTATCTGCCCGAGGAGTTCCGGCTGGGCGACCGGGTGCTGTATCTGTACGCCCCCGACGGGCTCGGCCGCTCCAAGCTGGGCCAGGCCCTGTCGCGACCGGCCCTGTTCAAGGGGGTCACGGCCACCAGCCGCAACTGGAACACCGTCGTCAAGCTCGTGGAGATGACCGGCGACCGGTCCTGA
- the mgt gene encoding macrolide-inactivating glycosyltransferase: MTATKRSHIAMFSIAAHGHVNPSLEVIRELVARGHRVSYAIPAVFAEKIAETGAEPVIYSTVLPSPDDDPEAWGTELIDNVEPFLTDAMRALPQLAAAFEGDEPDLVIGDTTSFPAPVLAHRWGVPFFQVSTHMVGWEGYREEVAEPMLAELESSERGRAYRARFTRWLQDNDMGHTDPDLLSARPDRSIVLIPKVLQYKADRVDTSVFTFVGACQGDRTAQGHWQRPAGAEKVLLVSLGSSFTKQPDFYRACVEGFGNLPGWHVVLQIGAHVEEAALGDVPPNVEVHRWVPQLSVLKQADAFITHAGAGGSQEGLATATPMVAVPQAVDQFGNADMLVSLGVARRIDTEAVTPEALREAVLALDSDPEVARRLEEIGREMAAEGGTHRAADLIEAELPRA; this comes from the coding sequence ATGACCGCAACGAAGCGTTCCCATATCGCCATGTTCTCCATCGCCGCGCACGGCCATGTGAACCCGAGCCTCGAAGTCATCAGGGAGCTGGTGGCCCGTGGCCACCGCGTCAGCTACGCGATCCCCGCCGTCTTCGCCGAGAAGATCGCCGAGACCGGCGCCGAGCCGGTGATCTACTCCACCGTCCTGCCCTCGCCCGACGACGACCCCGAAGCCTGGGGGACGGAGCTGATCGACAACGTCGAGCCGTTCCTCACCGACGCGATGCGGGCGCTGCCGCAGCTCGCGGCGGCGTTCGAGGGCGACGAGCCCGATCTGGTCATCGGCGACACCACGTCCTTTCCGGCGCCGGTCCTCGCGCACCGCTGGGGGGTGCCGTTCTTCCAGGTCTCCACGCACATGGTCGGGTGGGAGGGGTACCGGGAGGAGGTGGCCGAGCCGATGCTCGCCGAGCTGGAGTCGTCCGAACGCGGCCGGGCCTACCGGGCGCGTTTCACCCGCTGGCTCCAGGACAACGACATGGGCCACACGGATCCCGACCTGCTGTCCGCCCGGCCGGACCGGTCCATCGTGCTGATCCCCAAGGTGCTCCAGTACAAGGCCGACCGGGTGGACACCTCCGTCTTCACCTTCGTCGGCGCCTGTCAGGGCGACCGCACCGCCCAGGGGCACTGGCAGCGGCCCGCCGGGGCCGAGAAGGTGCTGCTGGTCTCGCTCGGCTCGTCCTTCACCAAGCAGCCGGACTTCTACCGGGCCTGCGTCGAGGGCTTCGGGAATCTGCCGGGCTGGCACGTCGTGCTCCAGATCGGCGCACATGTGGAAGAGGCCGCGCTCGGTGACGTACCGCCCAACGTCGAGGTGCACCGCTGGGTGCCGCAGCTCTCCGTGCTCAAGCAGGCGGACGCGTTCATCACCCACGCGGGCGCGGGCGGCAGCCAGGAGGGGCTGGCGACGGCCACGCCCATGGTCGCCGTACCCCAGGCCGTCGACCAGTTCGGCAACGCCGACATGCTGGTCTCGCTCGGTGTCGCCCGCCGGATCGACACGGAGGCGGTCACGCCCGAGGCGCTGCGCGAGGCGGTGCTCGCCCTGGACTCCGACCCCGAAGTGGCGCGCAGGCTGGAGGAGATCGGCCGGGAGATGGCGGCCGAGGGAGGCACCCACCGGGCGGCGGACCTGATCGAGGCGGAGCTGCCGAGGGCATGA
- a CDS encoding phosphotransferase enzyme family protein — MDEVRAREILAGAGLPHDAELLALGENAVFGTAGLVVKVGRDATAHTELLDRARREVALASWLAESGIPAVRAAEPEARSVRGHPVTLWHRLPPAVRPAGPADLASLLRLVHALPAPGSFTLPRRELLGGVERWLRIAGDAIDPADADYLRGRRDGFAEAAATLVPRLPTGPIHGDALPRNVHVGPDGPVLVDLETFSADFREHDLVVMALSRDRYGLPAEAYASFTEVYGWDVREWSGCPVLRGARETASCAWVAQHAPANPKALDEFRRRVASLRQDDPEVRWYPF; from the coding sequence ATGGACGAGGTGCGGGCGCGGGAGATCCTGGCCGGGGCCGGACTGCCGCACGACGCGGAGCTGCTGGCCCTGGGCGAGAACGCGGTGTTCGGGACGGCCGGGCTGGTCGTCAAGGTCGGCCGGGACGCCACGGCCCACACCGAGCTGCTCGACCGGGCCCGGCGCGAGGTCGCCCTCGCGTCCTGGCTCGCGGAGTCGGGCATTCCGGCCGTACGGGCCGCCGAGCCCGAGGCCCGTTCGGTGCGGGGGCACCCGGTGACCCTCTGGCACCGGCTGCCGCCCGCCGTACGGCCGGCCGGGCCCGCCGATCTGGCGTCGCTGCTGCGGCTGGTGCACGCGCTGCCCGCGCCCGGCTCCTTCACGCTCCCCCGCCGGGAGCTGCTGGGCGGCGTCGAGCGCTGGCTGCGCATCGCGGGCGACGCGATCGACCCGGCCGACGCCGACTACCTGCGGGGCCGCAGGGACGGCTTCGCCGAGGCCGCGGCCACCCTCGTACCCCGGCTGCCGACCGGCCCGATCCACGGCGACGCGCTGCCGCGCAACGTCCATGTCGGCCCGGACGGACCGGTCCTGGTGGACCTGGAGACCTTTTCCGCCGACTTCCGCGAGCACGACCTGGTGGTCATGGCGCTCTCCCGGGACCGGTACGGTCTGCCCGCCGAGGCGTACGCGTCCTTCACCGAGGTCTACGGCTGGGACGTCCGCGAGTGGTCCGGCTGTCCGGTGCTGCGCGGCGCGCGGGAGACGGCCAGCTGCGCCTGGGTCGCCCAGCACGCCCCGGCCAATCCGAAGGCGCTGGACGAGTTCCGGCGGCGGGTCGCCTCGCTGCGCCAGGACGACCCCGAGGTCCGCTGGTACCCCTTCTGA
- a CDS encoding EF-hand domain-containing protein: MRAEAVNRVKLVFTLFDADGNGFLESDDFDLMSSRVAAAVPGAEEARKQAMRAGFTRYWTTLLSELDANRDGRISYEEYQACVLSPERFDEAVGEFAAGFARLGDLDGSGTVTRPVFIGMMRGVGFGLPNIHALFDAFEPDDADRVGVDIWEAEIKNYYAPGKGGIPADLLAEPATGQALTPPAAPRPS, encoded by the coding sequence ATGCGCGCAGAAGCGGTCAACCGGGTCAAGCTCGTGTTCACCCTGTTCGACGCCGATGGCAACGGCTTCCTGGAATCCGACGACTTCGATCTGATGAGCAGCCGGGTCGCCGCGGCCGTACCCGGCGCCGAGGAGGCCCGGAAGCAGGCGATGCGGGCCGGCTTCACCCGCTACTGGACCACGCTGCTCAGCGAACTCGACGCCAACCGGGACGGCCGGATCAGCTACGAGGAGTACCAGGCGTGCGTCCTGAGCCCCGAGCGCTTCGACGAGGCGGTCGGCGAGTTCGCGGCCGGCTTCGCGCGCCTCGGCGACCTGGACGGCAGCGGTACCGTCACCCGCCCGGTGTTCATCGGCATGATGCGGGGCGTCGGCTTCGGCCTGCCGAACATCCACGCCCTCTTCGACGCCTTCGAGCCCGACGACGCCGACCGGGTCGGGGTGGACATCTGGGAGGCCGAGATCAAGAACTACTACGCCCCCGGCAAGGGCGGCATCCCGGCCGATCTGCTGGCGGAGCCGGCGACGGGCCAGGCCCTCACCCCGCCCGCCGCCCCCAGGCCGTCATGA
- a CDS encoding methyltransferase domain-containing protein: MTAELPYAAPRTPEEESRARDRYSEGLFSHAIDGERQRLALLESLLDGHTRRRLTALGAGPGTDVLEVGGGGGSVARWLAGRGARVTVTDLDTRFLDELGELGVRVLRHDLCADDFPPESFDLVHTRYVVIHQAAPDRAVARLVRWLRPGGVLVLEEPASFSVMESPHPAYRKVMRDFRAHLERSIGSDTGWARTLPEPLRRAGLTGVGLDARIQVVHGGGTEALWWRMNLERSRAAMVAHGEVCHEDFEAAYEELASPGFHDLALTVMTAWGRRAG; the protein is encoded by the coding sequence ATGACCGCAGAGCTTCCGTACGCCGCACCCCGTACGCCCGAGGAGGAGTCCCGGGCCCGGGACCGGTACAGCGAGGGGTTGTTCAGCCACGCGATCGACGGTGAGCGGCAGCGGCTGGCGCTGCTGGAGTCGCTGCTCGACGGGCACACCCGGCGGCGGCTGACCGCGCTGGGGGCCGGGCCGGGGACCGATGTGCTGGAAGTGGGCGGCGGGGGCGGGTCGGTGGCGCGCTGGCTGGCCGGCCGGGGAGCGCGGGTGACGGTCACCGACCTGGACACCCGCTTCCTGGACGAGCTGGGGGAGCTGGGCGTGCGCGTGCTGCGGCACGACCTGTGCGCCGACGACTTCCCGCCGGAGTCGTTCGACCTGGTGCACACCCGGTACGTGGTGATCCACCAGGCGGCCCCGGACCGGGCGGTGGCCCGGCTGGTCCGCTGGCTGCGGCCCGGCGGGGTGCTGGTGCTGGAGGAGCCGGCGTCCTTCAGCGTGATGGAGTCGCCGCATCCGGCCTACCGGAAGGTGATGCGGGACTTCCGCGCCCATCTGGAACGGTCGATCGGCTCGGACACCGGCTGGGCCCGCACCCTGCCCGAGCCGCTGCGACGGGCCGGTCTGACCGGCGTCGGGCTGGACGCGCGGATCCAGGTGGTCCACGGCGGCGGCACGGAGGCCCTCTGGTGGCGGATGAACCTGGAGCGGTCCCGCGCGGCGATGGTGGCGCACGGGGAGGTGTGCCACGAGGACTTCGAGGCGGCCTACGAGGAGTTGGCGTCGCCGGGCTTCCACGACCTGGCCCTGACCGTCATGACGGCCTGGGGGCGGCGGGCGGGGTGA
- a CDS encoding 3'-5' exonuclease, with the protein MTWHGEPLVGFDLETTGTDIESDRIVTAALVAVEADGRLRSERTWLLDPGVLIPAQAAEIHGISTEHARRHGRPAAPAVEEITSAVAEVLRSGTPLVVMNARYDLSLLDRECRRYGVEPLAGRLRGKPSPIIDPLVLDKHVDRYRKGRRNLQALCDHYGVTFDNAHDAVADAVAAARTARSLGVKHARIGAAAAADLHELQVRAAAEQSASLQSYLRRTSNPEATVEAAWPVVPYSH; encoded by the coding sequence ATGACCTGGCACGGTGAACCGCTGGTCGGTTTCGATCTGGAGACCACAGGGACCGACATCGAGTCCGACCGTATCGTCACGGCGGCGCTGGTGGCCGTGGAGGCGGACGGCCGGCTGCGGAGCGAGCGGACCTGGCTGCTCGATCCCGGGGTGCTGATCCCCGCGCAGGCGGCCGAGATCCACGGCATCTCCACGGAGCACGCCCGCAGGCACGGGAGGCCGGCCGCGCCCGCGGTCGAGGAGATCACCTCGGCGGTCGCCGAGGTGCTGCGCTCGGGCACCCCGCTCGTGGTGATGAACGCGCGCTACGACCTCTCGCTGCTGGACCGCGAGTGCCGGCGCTACGGGGTGGAGCCGCTGGCCGGGCGGCTGCGCGGCAAGCCCTCGCCCATCATCGACCCGCTGGTCCTGGACAAGCACGTCGACCGGTACCGCAAGGGCAGGCGCAATCTCCAGGCGCTCTGCGATCACTACGGCGTGACGTTCGACAACGCGCACGACGCCGTCGCCGACGCGGTGGCCGCGGCTCGCACGGCGCGGAGTCTGGGTGTGAAGCACGCGAGGATAGGCGCGGCGGCCGCGGCGGATCTGCACGAGCTTCAGGTGCGTGCGGCGGCCGAGCAGTCGGCGTCACTCCAGAGCTATCTCCGGCGCACGTCGAACCCCGAGGCGACCGTCGAGGCCGCCTGGCCCGTCGTGCCGTACAGCCACTGA
- a CDS encoding SAV2148 family HEPN domain-containing protein, translating into MSSGGLELPPGDAGHAGESGDIPPGAVSLARPMEIGAELDWGADAWSEVRTRAQRAGRAYIWLNLVEQRLRAVVAAVLRPIYEPVHGEEWVVAAAGPAGQEWVQRAVAVREVSRRKGYLLDPADDNVLSFLTLPQLRELMVQHWPCFEPYFDDRRDVELALDELEVARNVVSRNRALSETVLAQAERASARLLEILGGGGVPSSARLRVDAVEDLVGDRYADVVSVHSDRVRLQRQIPAEDLFGGARRVDAIGIGLNLLVQNFSGRRLIRLAESGCRIRLVFLNPASSAVKRRERELGLRKGELSRSVEMNILHMRRVRSKLRDPGAFEIHVFDETPRFTAYLVDGDGPDGLAVVQSYLRRARGMEAPVLVLRGGGREVVRSGQDTEHGLFQTYREEFESVWTDSRPVS; encoded by the coding sequence GTGAGCTCGGGAGGGCTGGAGCTGCCGCCCGGTGACGCAGGTCACGCGGGGGAGTCCGGCGACATCCCGCCCGGAGCGGTCTCCCTCGCACGGCCGATGGAGATCGGGGCGGAACTGGACTGGGGCGCGGACGCCTGGAGCGAGGTCCGTACGCGCGCCCAACGCGCCGGGCGGGCGTATATCTGGCTGAATCTGGTGGAGCAGCGGCTGCGCGCGGTCGTCGCCGCGGTCCTGCGGCCCATCTACGAGCCGGTGCACGGCGAGGAGTGGGTGGTCGCCGCCGCCGGGCCCGCCGGACAGGAGTGGGTGCAGCGCGCCGTCGCCGTACGGGAGGTGTCGCGGCGCAAGGGCTATCTCCTCGACCCGGCCGACGACAACGTGCTGAGCTTCCTCACCCTCCCGCAGCTGCGGGAGCTGATGGTCCAGCACTGGCCCTGCTTCGAGCCCTACTTCGACGACCGCCGCGACGTGGAGCTGGCGCTCGACGAGCTGGAGGTCGCGCGGAACGTCGTCTCCCGCAACCGGGCGCTCTCCGAGACGGTCCTCGCCCAGGCGGAGCGGGCCTCGGCCCGGCTCCTGGAGATCCTGGGCGGCGGCGGGGTGCCGTCGTCGGCGCGGCTGCGGGTCGACGCGGTGGAGGACCTGGTCGGCGACCGGTACGCGGACGTCGTCTCCGTGCACTCCGACCGGGTCAGGCTGCAACGGCAGATCCCCGCCGAGGACCTCTTCGGCGGCGCCCGGCGTGTCGACGCCATCGGCATCGGGCTGAACCTCCTCGTGCAGAACTTCTCCGGGCGCCGGCTGATCCGCCTCGCCGAGTCCGGCTGCCGGATACGGCTGGTCTTCCTCAACCCGGCCAGCAGCGCGGTCAAGCGCCGCGAACGCGAACTGGGACTGCGCAAGGGCGAGCTGAGCCGCTCGGTGGAGATGAACATCCTCCATATGCGGCGGGTGCGCTCCAAACTGCGCGACCCGGGCGCCTTCGAGATCCATGTCTTCGACGAGACCCCGCGCTTCACCGCCTATCTGGTCGACGGCGACGGCCCGGACGGGCTGGCCGTCGTGCAGTCCTATCTGCGCCGGGCGCGCGGCATGGAGGCGCCGGTGCTGGTCCTGCGGGGCGGCGGGCGTGAGGTGGTGCGTTCCGGGCAGGACACCGAACACGGACTCTTCCAGACCTATCGCGAGGAGTTCGAGTCGGTCTGGACGGACTCCCGGCCGGTCTCCTGA